The proteins below come from a single Candidatus Eisenbacteria bacterium genomic window:
- a CDS encoding recombinase family protein: FATNTSIGRLTLNMLFSFAQFEREIISERTSDKMSAARRKGKWIGGIPVLGYDIDPAGGRLVVNEDEAARVRAIFDLYLEKESLLETVRELNRRRCTTKRWTTKKGQERGGVPFEKGNFSRMITNMIYIGNIQHRGSVYPGEHEAIIDEKVWQRVQRILGRNGTAGGRVSRNKYNALLRGILWCSPCETAMYHTYTNKGDRRYRYYVCGQAQKNGRDSCPTKSIPAGEIERFVVEQIKGIGADPKLQEKVLETIRANVKGQLDELDRERRTIAKDLKRGPPRSNDLWARLPMPDVRNQQ; encoded by the coding sequence AGTTCGCCACCAACACCTCCATCGGTCGGCTGACGCTCAACATGCTCTTTAGCTTCGCCCAGTTCGAACGGGAGATCATCTCCGAGCGGACAAGTGACAAAATGTCTGCGGCCCGGCGAAAGGGGAAATGGATCGGCGGCATCCCGGTTCTGGGATATGACATTGATCCCGCGGGTGGGCGACTGGTGGTGAACGAGGATGAGGCCGCGAGGGTTCGTGCGATCTTTGATCTTTATCTGGAGAAGGAATCGCTGCTTGAGACCGTGCGGGAGTTGAACCGGCGGCGGTGTACGACGAAGCGATGGACCACGAAGAAGGGCCAGGAGCGTGGTGGTGTGCCATTCGAAAAGGGCAATTTCTCCCGCATGATCACCAACATGATTTACATCGGCAACATTCAGCATCGCGGATCGGTCTATCCGGGTGAGCATGAGGCGATTATCGACGAGAAGGTCTGGCAACGGGTGCAAAGGATTCTCGGTCGCAATGGCACCGCTGGCGGACGTGTTTCTCGGAACAAGTACAACGCTCTGTTGCGGGGGATCCTCTGGTGTTCGCCCTGCGAGACCGCGATGTACCACACCTATACGAACAAAGGTGATCGGAGATATCGTTATTATGTCTGCGGTCAGGCTCAGAAGAATGGGCGGGACAGCTGCCCAACGAAATCCATCCCCGCGGGCGAGATCGAGCGGTTCGTGGTCGAGCAGATTAAGGGCATCGGAGCCGATCCGAAGCTCCAGGAAAAAGTGTTGGAAACGATCCGGGCAAATGTAAAGGGGCAACTCGATGAACTCGACCGCGAGCGGCGGACAATCGCCAAGGACCTGAAGCGGGGTCCACCGAGGTCAAACGACTTGTGGGCTCGGCTGCCAATGCCCGACGTCAGGAATCAGCAATAG